Proteins from one Coturnix japonica isolate 7356 chromosome 5, Coturnix japonica 2.1, whole genome shotgun sequence genomic window:
- the COMMD9 gene encoding COMM domain-containing protein 9: MAVGMRTEDFVALQSLLKAPSKDAVRQLCQECFSCPPGRLSPLAQRACPAIASSPEEAVQLVSALHGLTRHVVFRGLTAAEDILALFPENFHQNLKNLLTKIILENVTAWRNEAQASQISLPRLVDMDWRVDIKTSSDTINRMAVPTCLLQLKIQEDAALCRNSPVISAMTVELSKETLDTMLEGLGRIRDQLSAVANK; the protein is encoded by the exons ATGGCGGTGGGGATGCGCACAGAGGATTTTGTCgccctgcagagcctgctgaAG GCACCTTCGAAGGACGCAGTGcggcagctgtgccaggagtGCTTCTCCTGCCCGCCCGGCCGTCTCAGCCCGCTGGCTCAACGCGCCTGCCCCGCCATCGCCTCCAGCCCCGAGGAAGCCGTGCAG CTGGTGTCCGCCCTGCACGGTCTCACCCGGCACGTCGTGTTCCGCGGCTTGACGGCGGCCGAGGACATCCTCGCTCTGTTTCCGGAGAACTTCCACCAAAACCTGAAGAACCTTTTAACTAAGATAATCTTGGAGAATGT cactgcttggaGAAACGAGGCACAAGCAAGTCAGA TCTCCCTGCCTCGGCTGGTCGACATGGACTGGAGGGTAGACATCAAGACATCTTCAGACACCATCAACAGAATGGCAGTTCCTACTTGCCTGCTACAGTTAAAG attCAGGAAGATGCTGCCTTATGTAGAAATAGTCCTGTTATTTCTGCAATGACTGTGGAACTGAGTAAAGAAACCCTGGACACCATGTTAGAAGGTCTAGGAAGAATCCGGGACCAACTTTCTGCTGTTGCAAACAAATGA